CGTGGAGTTCCGCGCCGAGCTGTTCAACGTCACCAACACGCCCGCCTTCTCGCAGCCCAATGGATCGTTTGGCGCAGCGGCCTTCGGCAGTATCACCAGCACCACGACTGATCCGCGTGTCGCGCAGTTCGCGGTGAGGATTCGCCGCTAAAACATCCTCAAACCTTTGTCATTCCGACCGAAGGTGCGAAGCGCCGAAGTGGAGGGACCTGCATTGATATTGCCGTAAATGCAGATCTCTCCACTTCGCAGGACGCTGTCCTGTTCTGGTCGATGACAGAACTTTAGACCGGAATCTCCACTTGCCTGCCGTCGTCGCGCGCCTTGTTGGCCTGAATGACCGCGAGCGCCGCCGCGCGGCCGATATGCACGTTCGATACCGGCTCGGCGTTGTTGCGCACGCAGTAGATAAAAGCGCGTGTCGCCGCCGTCGTCGGGTCTTCGGCGGTGGTGACGTCCACTGGCTTGCCGGCTCCTCGATAGGGCATCTCGTTGGAAGGCTTGTAGCTGGCGGTGGTGGTTACACCCTTGTCTTCATTCTTGCCGGTGGCAGCGGGCTTCACGATCTTCGCCGGCTCGTAGTAGAAGGTCGCGTCTTCCAGCGTCAGGTTCAAGGATCCCTTGGTGCCGTAGACCCACAGCTGATCGCCGCGCATGGCGTTGTTCAGCATGCTGGTGAAGATGAAGCGGCGGCCTCCCGGATAGCCCAGAACGACCTGCACATTGTCGTCTGTCTCGCGGCCATCGTGATAAGTGCAGATGGAGCCGGAAGCAATCGCTGTCGTCGGGTTCGCGTCCATGATCCAGTTGGCCAGGTCAATGTGGTGTGTTGCCAGTTCGGCGATCAGGCCAAGCGACCACGGGCGGTAGAGCCGCCAGTTGATCAGGTGCTCCAGCTTGCCGCCGGGGTCCTGCGCGGGGACGGGACGTCGCCAGTCATTGTTGCGATGCCAGTAGCCCTGGATGTGCGTGACCGTGCCAATCTCTCCCTTGGCAATGCGAGCCAGCGCCGCGCGAATCCACGGCGAGTAGCGATACTGGTGTCCAGCCTGGAAGATCTTCTTCGTTCGTCCAACCGAGGCGACCAGCTTGTCGGACTCCTCGGCATGATAGGTCATTGTCTTCTCGCCGTAGACATTGTGGCCGCTGTCCAGCGCAGCCAGCATGTGTTCGCCATGCAGGCCCAGCGGCGTCGCCACCACAATGGCGTCCAGGTCCTTGCGATCGCACAAGGCGCGGTAGTCCGTGTGGCGTGCCACTTTGTAGCCGCAGGTCTGGTCCAGTTGATCGAAGCGCGGCTCGTAGACATCGGCGGCTGCGACAATCTTCACCCCGGGCACGCGCAGAAAGCTGCGCACCAGCTCCTTGCCGCGGCTGCCCGGACCAATCACTCCCAGCCGGATGGGCGAGCTGTCGCGCGTCATTGCGGTCTGGCGGTCAGCCTCCTCCACACGCGACTGCATGGCAAAGGCGGAGAGCGGGGAAGGCGTAAGGGCGGCGGCGGAGAGCGAGCAGATCAGTTCGCGACGAGTCAGCAAGCGGTATTTTCCTCGCACGCAAGGTTAAACGACTTACCGCACCTTCGGCCAGCGCAGAGCCTGCACGCTCCCCTTGCCATTCGCTGTGCGGTACACCAGCACGCTGATTTCAGGGTGGTTGCGCAAGCTCTCTTCCACCTGTGCGGCAGGCAGCACAAAGGCTACGGTGGAGACGGCATCGCCGTCTGTGGCGCTGGGCGAAAGCACCGAGCTTTGCAGGACGCCTTCGACTGGCCTTCCTGTGCGCGGATCGAAGATATGGCAATAGCGATGGCCGTTCTGCACAAAGAACTTCTCGGTACAAGCCCCTGTGGAGATGGACAGGTCACGCAGGCGCAGCGTCTGCGGATGTTCCTTGTCCGCGGGGTTGGGAATGGTCACCGGCCAACCTTCTTCGTCCGGTGGAGCACCCAGCGCGTAGATGGTGCTGCCTCCCGTTGAGAGCAGGGCAGAGGAGATACCTTCCGCCTTCAGGCGGGCCACAACGCTGTCGACGGCGAAGCCCTTGCCGATGCTGCCGGGGTCAAGCTCCAGTGCGCGATGGTCGCGGAAGCTGACGGTGCGTGTCGCGGCGTCAAGCTGCAGATTCTGCCAGCCCGTGTCCTTCTTCGCTTTGGCGAGATCAGCTTCCCCAGGTACGCGGCCCTGCGCCCGGAAGAAACCCCACACGCGCAGCAGCGGGCCAACGGTGATGTCGAAGGCTCCGTGAGAGACATGGCTCCAGTACACCGATCGCGCGAGGAACGCGAAGCTCTCCGGGTCCGTCGTTACTGGTCCGCTACGGGCTTCGCGCGTGATGCGGCTCAGCTCGCTCTGGGGCTTGTAGTTGCTCAGCAGGTCGTCCAGCCGGTCAACCTCGTCCCACGCATCGCCAATCGCCGCGTTGGCTGTGGCTTCGTCCGCGGCATACAGGTCAAGCGTGAACTCCGTACCCATGGCGCGGTGTGTCGCGTGGAAGCGCTGCTGGGCGCTGAGTGGGCTGCAAAAGAAAACGGCGCCGCAGGCAACAAGCATGCAGCGCCGCAGGTTCATGGTGAAGTCCTTTACTGGATCAGGCGCGAGACCGGCGTGTACACGCGGTCCTGGTCCCTGGCGACAGCCTCATAGGTGCAGTGGCCCTTGTAGGTGTTCACGCCCTCGGCAATGCCCTTGTCCTGGCGGATCGCCGCTTCCGCGCCGTGCAGCGCCAGCTTCATCACGTAGGGGAAGGTCGCGTTGGTCAGCGCCAGCGTGCTGGTGTTGGGCACAGCGGCCGGCATGTTGGTCACGCAGTAGTGGACCACTCCATTGACCTCATACGAGGGGTCGGAGTGCGTGGTCGGGTGCGCAGTCTCAATGCAGCCACCCTGGTCGATGGCCACATCCACAATCACCGCGCCCTTCTTCATGTTGGCCACCATCGCCTTGGTCACCAGCTTGGGAGCGGCAGCGCCTGGAATCAGTACGCCGCCGATCAGAAGATCGGCTTCCGCCGCGGCCCTGGCGATGTTGTAGCTGTTGGAGGCAACCGTGGCGACGCGTCCGCCAAAGATGTCGTCCAGTTCGCGCAGCCGTTGCAACGACAGGTCC
Above is a genomic segment from Terriglobus tenax containing:
- a CDS encoding Gfo/Idh/MocA family protein, which gives rise to MLTRRELICSLSAAALTPSPLSAFAMQSRVEEADRQTAMTRDSSPIRLGVIGPGSRGKELVRSFLRVPGVKIVAAADVYEPRFDQLDQTCGYKVARHTDYRALCDRKDLDAIVVATPLGLHGEHMLAALDSGHNVYGEKTMTYHAEESDKLVASVGRTKKIFQAGHQYRYSPWIRAALARIAKGEIGTVTHIQGYWHRNNDWRRPVPAQDPGGKLEHLINWRLYRPWSLGLIAELATHHIDLANWIMDANPTTAIASGSICTYHDGRETDDNVQVVLGYPGGRRFIFTSMLNNAMRGDQLWVYGTKGSLNLTLEDATFYYEPAKIVKPAATGKNEDKGVTTTASYKPSNEMPYRGAGKPVDVTTAEDPTTAATRAFIYCVRNNAEPVSNVHIGRAAALAVIQANKARDDGRQVEIPV
- a CDS encoding FAD:protein FMN transferase, which gives rise to MNLRRCMLVACGAVFFCSPLSAQQRFHATHRAMGTEFTLDLYAADEATANAAIGDAWDEVDRLDDLLSNYKPQSELSRITREARSGPVTTDPESFAFLARSVYWSHVSHGAFDITVGPLLRVWGFFRAQGRVPGEADLAKAKKDTGWQNLQLDAATRTVSFRDHRALELDPGSIGKGFAVDSVVARLKAEGISSALLSTGGSTIYALGAPPDEEGWPVTIPNPADKEHPQTLRLRDLSISTGACTEKFFVQNGHRYCHIFDPRTGRPVEGVLQSSVLSPSATDGDAVSTVAFVLPAAQVEESLRNHPEISVLVYRTANGKGSVQALRWPKVR